The proteins below come from a single Pandoraea apista genomic window:
- a CDS encoding MFS transporter, whose translation MSQRPQDAVSRRPSKAGAVLRVTAGNFLEQFDFFLFGFYATQISHVFFPTDSEFASLMLTFAVFGAGFLMRPLGAIVLGAYIDNVGRRKGLVTTLAIMASGTILIAFVPGYETLGLAAPVLVLIGRLLQGFSAGAELGGVSVYLAEIATPGRKGFYTSWQSASQQVAIVVSAGLGFALSLTLTAQQIASWGWRLPFLVGCMIVPVIFALRRSLQESDEFKQRKRHPSVGEVFRSMAANAGVVLGGTMLVALTTTAFYLITVYAPTFGKSVLHLSSADALLVTLCVGVSNFIWLPIGGTLSDRIGRRPVLLLFAGLTLVTAYPVLSFLVQAPSFTRMLVALLWLSFLYGMYNGAMIPALTEVMPPDVRVAGFSLAYSLATAIFGGFTPALSTYLIHATGDKAAPGYWMSFAALCAICATLALYRGRPGGQGRTRTELAAG comes from the coding sequence ATGTCACAGCGCCCCCAAGACGCGGTTTCGCGTCGCCCATCGAAAGCCGGCGCGGTCCTGCGCGTGACTGCCGGCAATTTCCTCGAGCAGTTCGATTTCTTTCTGTTCGGCTTCTACGCCACGCAGATTTCCCACGTCTTCTTCCCGACGGACAGCGAGTTCGCTTCGCTCATGCTGACCTTTGCCGTGTTCGGCGCAGGTTTCCTGATGCGGCCGCTTGGCGCCATTGTGCTTGGCGCGTATATCGATAACGTCGGTCGCCGTAAAGGGCTGGTCACCACGCTGGCCATCATGGCAAGCGGCACCATCCTCATCGCCTTCGTGCCGGGTTACGAAACCCTCGGGTTGGCGGCACCGGTGCTGGTGCTGATTGGTCGGCTGCTGCAAGGGTTCTCGGCCGGTGCCGAACTCGGCGGCGTGTCTGTGTATCTCGCGGAAATCGCCACGCCGGGCCGCAAGGGCTTTTACACGAGCTGGCAGTCGGCGAGTCAGCAGGTGGCCATCGTCGTCTCGGCGGGTCTTGGCTTTGCGCTTTCGCTGACGTTGACCGCGCAACAGATCGCCTCGTGGGGCTGGCGTTTGCCGTTCCTCGTGGGCTGCATGATCGTGCCGGTGATTTTCGCACTGCGCCGCTCGCTCCAGGAGAGCGACGAGTTCAAGCAACGCAAGCGTCATCCGTCGGTCGGCGAAGTGTTCCGCTCGATGGCTGCCAACGCGGGCGTGGTGCTCGGCGGCACGATGCTCGTCGCGCTGACCACCACGGCGTTTTACCTGATCACTGTCTACGCACCGACGTTCGGCAAGAGCGTGCTGCACCTCTCGAGCGCCGACGCGTTGCTCGTGACGCTGTGCGTGGGCGTATCGAACTTCATCTGGTTGCCTATCGGCGGCACGCTCTCCGACCGAATCGGGCGTCGTCCGGTGCTGCTGCTCTTCGCGGGGCTCACCCTGGTGACGGCGTATCCGGTTCTGTCGTTCCTTGTGCAGGCGCCGAGCTTCACGCGCATGCTGGTCGCGCTGCTGTGGCTCTCGTTCCTGTACGGCATGTACAACGGCGCGATGATCCCGGCGCTCACCGAAGTCATGCCGCCGGACGTGCGCGTGGCCGGTTTCTCGCTGGCCTATAGCCTGGCGACGGCGATTTTCGGCGGCTTCACGCCCGCACTGTCGACGTACCTGATTCATGCCACGGGCGACAAGGCTGCGCCGGGCTACTGGATGAGCTTCGCTGCGTTGTGTGCGATCTGCGCGACGCTGGCGCTTTATCGCGGCCGCCCCGGCGGGCAAGGCCGCACCCGTACCGAACTCGCCGCAGGTTAA
- a CDS encoding LysR family transcriptional regulator — protein sequence MAINFDLNDLQAFRAVAQLASFRRAAEAIHLSQPALSRRIDKLEDALGVKLFERSTRRVALTNVGRAFARDAERILDDLDNALLSIRDVASPSLGHVTIACVPSAAYYFMPQVISRYHRAFPRIRISVLDASANEVLAAVANGDADFGLNFIGSQEPNIEFKLLLQERYVAACRRDHPLAGKKRVTWRELYEYDYITVGKVSGNRLLLDQALTALPQRPPSICETQHVTTMLGLVEAGLGVAAVPTMAMPGGDHPLLTSVPLVDPVVTRRVGMIRSKARPLSPAAAQLYRYVAEMKVPSRRRANGESL from the coding sequence ATGGCGATCAATTTCGATCTGAACGATTTGCAGGCCTTTCGCGCGGTGGCTCAACTCGCGAGTTTTCGCCGCGCAGCCGAAGCGATCCACCTTTCGCAACCGGCGCTCTCGCGCCGCATCGACAAGCTGGAGGACGCCCTGGGGGTCAAGCTCTTCGAGCGCAGCACGCGGCGCGTGGCGCTCACTAACGTGGGCCGGGCGTTTGCGCGCGATGCCGAACGCATCCTCGACGATCTGGACAACGCGCTTCTGAGCATTCGCGACGTGGCGTCGCCGAGTCTCGGGCATGTAACCATCGCCTGCGTGCCCTCTGCCGCGTACTACTTCATGCCGCAGGTGATCTCGCGATACCACCGGGCGTTTCCGCGCATTCGCATCTCGGTACTCGACGCGAGCGCCAACGAGGTGCTTGCCGCCGTGGCCAATGGCGACGCCGATTTCGGCTTGAATTTCATCGGCAGTCAGGAGCCGAACATCGAGTTCAAACTCCTGCTGCAAGAGCGGTACGTGGCGGCGTGCCGGCGCGATCACCCGCTTGCGGGCAAGAAACGGGTCACGTGGCGCGAGCTTTACGAGTACGACTACATCACCGTGGGCAAGGTCTCGGGCAACCGGTTGCTGCTCGATCAGGCGTTGACCGCACTGCCGCAGCGCCCGCCAAGTATTTGCGAGACCCAGCATGTGACGACGATGCTGGGACTGGTGGAAGCGGGTCTGGGGGTAGCAGCGGTGCCAACGATGGCGATGCCGGGAGGCGATCATCCGTTGCTCACGAGTGTGCCGCTGGTCGATCCGGTGGTAACGCGGCGCGTTGGCATGATCCGGAGCAAGGCACGGCCGCTCTCGCCGGCGGCGGCGCAGTTGTACCGGTATGTGGCCGAAATGAAGGTGCCGTCGCGGCGGCGTGCGAATGGCGAGTCTCTATAA
- a CDS encoding YdeI/OmpD-associated family protein — MTEPRLTFLDQTAWENWLTQNGKTPTGVWLRLAKKGKGQPTLTYEQALESALCHGWIDGQKQAEDDEYWLQRFTPRSAKSLWSKLNKKRAEALIAAGRMHPAGMQEIEQAKADGRWEAAYTSASNSVVPHDLQAALDANPKASAFFATLNSRNRYAILFRIQNAKKPETRLRKIEEFIGMLNRGETLHP; from the coding sequence ATGACTGAGCCTCGCCTGACATTCCTCGACCAGACAGCGTGGGAAAACTGGTTGACGCAGAACGGAAAGACACCGACCGGGGTATGGCTGCGCCTTGCCAAAAAGGGCAAAGGGCAGCCGACCTTGACTTACGAACAGGCGCTGGAAAGTGCGCTTTGTCACGGCTGGATCGACGGTCAAAAGCAGGCGGAAGATGACGAATACTGGTTGCAGCGCTTTACACCGCGTTCAGCAAAGAGTCTCTGGTCCAAGCTCAACAAAAAACGGGCTGAAGCGCTGATCGCCGCAGGCAGAATGCATCCTGCCGGCATGCAAGAAATCGAGCAAGCCAAGGCGGATGGCCGCTGGGAGGCCGCCTATACGTCTGCCAGTAACTCGGTCGTGCCGCACGACCTGCAAGCGGCACTGGATGCCAACCCCAAGGCCAGTGCGTTTTTTGCGACGCTGAACAGCCGTAACCGGTACGCGATCCTGTTTCGGATACAGAACGCCAAAAAGCCCGAAACACGGTTGCGCAAGATCGAGGAATTTATCGGCATGCTCAATCGCGGCGAAACGCTTCATCCCTAG
- a CDS encoding substrate-binding domain-containing protein translates to MKTLFSPVRVSAARRLVAALGAGIAMTALFAAPAVHAEDLRVMNSGGFTAAYKLLLPKFEASSGDHVDTAWGPSMGKAPEAIPNRLARGESADVVIMVGYALDDLIKAGKVRPDSRVDLADSRIGVVVRAGDPVPDVSTPETLKAALLAAKSVAYSDSASGVYVERELFKKLGIAEQMKGKAVMVQKTPVAEKVAAGDYALGLQQVSELLPVKGVAFAGKIPESLQSVTRFAGGVPVNAPHPEEAKKLLMYMAAPAVAKDVESTGLDPLAH, encoded by the coding sequence ATGAAAACACTTTTCTCCCCGGTGCGCGTGAGCGCAGCCCGACGCCTCGTTGCCGCCCTCGGGGCGGGTATCGCGATGACGGCGCTGTTCGCCGCTCCCGCTGTTCACGCGGAAGACCTGCGCGTGATGAACTCCGGCGGCTTCACGGCCGCCTACAAGCTGCTGCTGCCCAAGTTCGAGGCATCGAGCGGCGATCACGTCGATACCGCCTGGGGCCCGTCGATGGGCAAGGCGCCCGAGGCGATTCCGAATCGTCTGGCGCGGGGCGAGTCGGCCGACGTCGTCATCATGGTCGGTTACGCACTCGACGATCTCATCAAGGCGGGCAAGGTGCGTCCCGATTCGCGTGTTGATCTGGCCGACTCGCGTATCGGTGTCGTCGTCAGGGCGGGCGACCCGGTGCCGGACGTCAGCACCCCCGAGACGCTGAAGGCGGCGCTTCTGGCCGCGAAGTCGGTCGCGTATTCCGATAGTGCCAGCGGCGTGTACGTTGAGCGCGAACTCTTTAAGAAGCTTGGCATTGCCGAACAGATGAAGGGCAAAGCGGTGATGGTGCAAAAAACGCCCGTCGCCGAGAAAGTGGCTGCCGGCGACTACGCCTTGGGATTGCAACAGGTGAGCGAGTTGCTGCCGGTCAAGGGCGTTGCGTTCGCGGGCAAGATTCCCGAGTCGCTGCAATCGGTCACGCGTTTCGCCGGCGGCGTGCCGGTGAATGCACCGCATCCCGAAGAAGCGAAGAAGCTGCTGATGTACATGGCAGCCCCCGCCGTCGCGAAGGATGTCGAGTCCACCGGACTCGATCCGCTGGCGCACTGA
- a CDS encoding LysE family translocator — protein MLVSATFSTHLLLAYTAYFIGAASPGPSNLAIMSIATNHGRKPALTFALGVMSGSLFWATVAMLGIAATLLAYAQFLIAIKLFGGVYLMWLALKSGRSALRPTRTTQSAPTDGGGTLSLKRLYLRGTLMHLTNPKAVLGWVSVVALSSTPDGAMPLAVVPGCVVIGLTVFCGYAMLFSTRTARRVYLRIRRWLDGCLAVVFGTAGWQLLTSRG, from the coding sequence ATGCTCGTCAGCGCCACGTTCTCAACGCATCTGTTGCTTGCCTACACCGCCTACTTCATCGGCGCGGCCAGCCCGGGGCCGAGCAATCTGGCGATCATGTCCATCGCGACGAATCATGGCCGCAAACCGGCGCTGACGTTCGCGCTGGGTGTCATGTCCGGCTCACTGTTCTGGGCAACGGTCGCCATGCTCGGCATTGCCGCCACCCTGCTCGCCTACGCACAGTTCCTCATCGCCATCAAACTCTTCGGTGGGGTCTACCTGATGTGGTTGGCACTCAAGTCGGGGCGATCTGCGCTACGCCCGACGCGCACCACACAGTCGGCCCCCACAGATGGCGGCGGCACGCTGTCGCTCAAACGGCTGTACCTGCGCGGCACGTTGATGCATCTCACTAACCCGAAGGCGGTGCTGGGATGGGTGTCCGTCGTCGCACTATCGTCGACTCCCGATGGGGCCATGCCCCTCGCGGTCGTGCCCGGTTGTGTGGTCATCGGGCTGACCGTGTTCTGCGGCTACGCGATGCTGTTCTCCACACGCACGGCGCGACGCGTCTATCTGCGTATCCGGCGCTGGCTCGACGGTTGCCTCGCCGTGGTATTCGGCACGGCCGGCTGGCAATTGCTGACGTCGCGGGGGTAA
- a CDS encoding amidase gives MAFPNAQLNAIVALDALALSEAIRTRQVSCREVMQAYLAHIAHYNPAVNAIVSLRDADALLAQADERDRQLANGQYLGWMHGMPHAVKDLAACAGFPTRKGSPLTPEAPDTQDSISVARIRAAGAIFIGKTNVSEFGLGSHSYNPVFGITRNAYDTTRIAGGSSGGAGSALALRMLPVADGSDMMGSLRNPAAFGNVYGFRPSQGRVPYGPTPEIFVQQLSTEGPMGRTVADVAQLLATQAGYDARSPLSLAHEPPPFASALPREVKGMKLGWLGDYGGHLPMEDGVMALCEASLHDFTAMGCEVEACVPDFAPDRLWQTWLTLRHWLVNGSLGEMYADPARRDKLKPEAQWEVEGGNALRAADVFRASVDRSEWYRSLARLFERYDFLLLPSAQVFPFDAETHWPTSVAGKPMDTYHRWMEVVIGPTLAGLPAISVPVGFDARGLPMGLQIIGPAQADLAVLQLAHAHEQQTQWVRRYLPPMLSGSARA, from the coding sequence ATGGCGTTCCCCAATGCACAACTGAACGCCATCGTTGCGCTCGATGCGCTTGCGTTATCGGAGGCGATTCGAACGCGTCAGGTCTCGTGCCGCGAGGTCATGCAGGCGTATCTCGCGCACATCGCCCACTACAACCCGGCGGTCAACGCCATTGTGTCCTTGCGCGATGCCGATGCGTTGCTGGCGCAGGCCGACGAGCGCGATCGGCAACTGGCGAACGGTCAGTATCTCGGCTGGATGCACGGCATGCCGCACGCGGTGAAGGATCTGGCCGCCTGTGCCGGGTTTCCAACGCGCAAGGGCTCGCCGCTGACGCCGGAAGCGCCCGACACGCAGGACAGCATCAGCGTTGCGCGTATCCGCGCTGCGGGCGCGATTTTCATCGGCAAGACCAACGTTTCCGAATTCGGCCTGGGGTCGCACAGCTACAACCCGGTCTTCGGTATCACACGTAACGCTTACGACACCACCCGCATTGCAGGCGGCAGCAGCGGCGGGGCGGGCAGCGCGCTGGCGCTGCGCATGCTGCCGGTGGCGGACGGCAGCGACATGATGGGATCGTTGCGCAATCCGGCGGCGTTCGGCAATGTGTACGGCTTTCGGCCGTCGCAGGGCCGTGTGCCGTATGGGCCGACGCCGGAGATCTTCGTCCAGCAACTGAGCACCGAAGGGCCGATGGGCCGCACGGTCGCCGATGTTGCCCAATTGCTCGCTACGCAGGCTGGATACGATGCGCGCAGTCCGCTGTCGCTGGCTCACGAGCCGCCGCCGTTCGCGAGCGCGCTACCGCGCGAGGTCAAGGGGATGAAGCTGGGCTGGCTCGGCGACTACGGGGGCCATCTGCCCATGGAGGACGGCGTGATGGCGCTGTGCGAGGCGTCGCTGCATGATTTCACGGCAATGGGGTGCGAAGTGGAGGCATGCGTGCCGGACTTCGCGCCCGACCGGTTGTGGCAGACGTGGCTGACGCTGCGTCACTGGCTCGTGAACGGTTCGCTGGGAGAGATGTACGCCGATCCTGCGCGTCGCGACAAGCTCAAGCCGGAAGCGCAATGGGAAGTCGAGGGTGGCAATGCGTTGCGCGCTGCCGATGTATTTCGCGCCTCTGTCGATCGCAGCGAGTGGTACCGCTCGCTGGCACGGTTGTTCGAGCGTTACGACTTTCTGTTGCTGCCCTCGGCGCAGGTATTTCCGTTCGACGCGGAAACGCACTGGCCCACGTCGGTGGCGGGCAAACCGATGGACACCTATCACCGGTGGATGGAAGTTGTGATCGGGCCGACGCTGGCCGGGTTGCCGGCGATCAGTGTGCCGGTCGGATTCGACGCGCGCGGTTTGCCGATGGGGCTCCAAATCATTGGGCCGGCGCAAGCGGATCTCGCGGTGCTGCAACTTGCGCACGCCCATGAGCAGCAAACGCAGTGGGTGCGCCGCTATCTGCCGCCGATGCTCTCGGGCAGTGCGCGGGCCTGA
- a CDS encoding alpha-hydroxy acid oxidase: MAVITTIEDLRVLAQRRVPRMFYEYVDSGSWTESTYRANAADFGGIGFRQRVAVNIEHRSTRTTMLGEPVAMPVALAPTGMTGMQHADGEILAARAAEAFGVPFTLSTVSICSIEDVAAHTKAPFWFQLYVMRDRDFIERLIDRAKAAGCSALMVTMDLQISGQRHRDIKNGLSAPPKLTLPNIANMMTKPRWCMGMLGTRRRTFGNIVGHAKGVDDIGSLAAWSAAQFDPCLSWNDVEWIKKRWGGKLVLKGVLDPEDARAARDTGADAIVVSNHGGRQLDGAISTIRALPDIVAAVGRDTEVWLDGGIRSGQDVIKAMALGAKGTLIGRPFLYGLGAMGEAGVRRALEVIAKEMDVTMALTGRTTIDRLDPSMLIPGSYPTGIGPYLPEPDGQ, translated from the coding sequence ATGGCAGTGATTACCACCATCGAGGACTTGCGGGTTCTCGCACAGCGGCGAGTGCCGCGTATGTTTTACGAGTATGTCGATTCGGGGTCGTGGACGGAATCCACCTATCGGGCGAATGCGGCGGATTTCGGCGGTATCGGGTTCCGGCAACGCGTTGCCGTGAACATCGAGCATCGAAGCACACGCACGACGATGCTGGGTGAGCCGGTTGCCATGCCGGTGGCGCTGGCGCCCACGGGCATGACCGGCATGCAGCACGCGGACGGCGAGATTCTCGCGGCGCGTGCGGCCGAAGCGTTCGGCGTGCCGTTCACGCTCTCGACCGTGTCGATCTGCTCGATCGAGGACGTGGCGGCGCACACCAAGGCGCCGTTCTGGTTCCAGTTGTATGTTATGCGCGATCGCGATTTCATCGAGCGCCTGATCGACCGTGCCAAGGCGGCAGGATGTTCGGCGCTGATGGTGACAATGGATTTGCAGATCAGCGGTCAACGCCATCGCGACATCAAGAACGGCCTGTCGGCGCCGCCGAAGCTGACGCTGCCGAACATTGCCAACATGATGACCAAGCCGCGCTGGTGCATGGGCATGTTGGGCACTCGGCGCCGCACCTTCGGCAACATCGTTGGCCATGCCAAGGGGGTGGACGACATCGGTTCGCTGGCAGCATGGTCGGCGGCGCAGTTCGACCCGTGCCTGTCGTGGAACGATGTTGAGTGGATCAAGAAGCGTTGGGGTGGCAAGCTCGTGCTCAAGGGCGTGCTCGATCCTGAAGACGCGCGAGCGGCACGCGATACCGGGGCCGACGCGATCGTGGTGAGCAATCACGGCGGGCGTCAGCTTGACGGTGCGATTTCGACGATTCGCGCGTTGCCGGACATCGTGGCGGCGGTGGGGCGTGACACCGAGGTCTGGCTCGATGGCGGTATTCGTTCCGGTCAGGACGTGATCAAGGCGATGGCGCTGGGCGCAAAGGGCACGCTGATCGGGCGCCCGTTCCTCTATGGGTTGGGCGCAATGGGCGAGGCGGGGGTGCGTCGCGCGCTGGAGGTCATTGCAAAGGAGATGGACGTCACGATGGCGCTGACCGGCCGCACGACCATCGACCGTCTCGATCCGTCGATGCTGATTCCGGGCAGCTATCCGACGGGTATCGGTCCGTACCTGCCGGAGCCCGACGGACAGTAA
- a CDS encoding DUF3820 family protein — translation MLDFDADALMRLVTTPMPFGKHKGTYIADLPGNYLSWFAREGFPPGEIGRLLALMHEIDHNALGELLRPLRAQARAARTR, via the coding sequence ATGCTCGACTTCGACGCCGATGCGCTGATGCGCCTCGTCACGACGCCCATGCCCTTCGGCAAACACAAGGGCACCTACATCGCCGACCTGCCGGGCAACTACCTGAGCTGGTTCGCCCGCGAGGGATTTCCCCCGGGAGAGATCGGCCGTCTGCTTGCGCTCATGCACGAAATCGACCACAACGCGCTAGGTGAATTGCTACGGCCGCTGCGCGCTCAGGCGCGGGCGGCACGTACCCGCTAA
- a CDS encoding Lrp/AsnC family transcriptional regulator, translating to MNLDLADLRILRHLELNGRISNQELADAVGLSPSACLRRVKLLEDRGVISGYRCIVDAQHIGLEFEALVQITLRPDVDQWHEKFLACVQNWPEVVTARIVTGSANYILTVRARNLAHYSDFIVNELYRAPAVMSIQSNIVLKTIKHTQSLVDLVKQK from the coding sequence ATGAACCTCGACCTTGCCGATCTGCGCATCCTCCGCCATCTCGAACTCAATGGACGCATCTCCAACCAGGAATTGGCGGATGCCGTTGGCTTGTCGCCATCGGCCTGCCTTCGCCGGGTGAAATTGCTTGAGGATCGCGGGGTGATTTCCGGATACCGTTGCATCGTGGACGCACAGCATATCGGCCTGGAGTTCGAAGCGCTAGTGCAAATTACGCTCCGTCCGGACGTCGATCAATGGCATGAAAAGTTTCTCGCGTGTGTGCAGAACTGGCCGGAAGTGGTGACCGCCCGCATCGTCACCGGCTCGGCGAATTACATCCTGACGGTAAGGGCCCGTAACCTCGCGCATTACTCCGATTTCATCGTGAACGAGCTGTACCGCGCGCCAGCCGTCATGTCGATTCAGTCGAACATTGTGCTAAAGACAATTAAACACACGCAGTCCCTGGTCGATCTCGTCAAACAAAAATAA